attagtatctataacaaaaatattgttctatggagttgatttaacttccaaccatgtatttttaaataatctttaacgttttctggctagttatgttagatttgattaaaaatacgcattctacttgttaatatcgttagatttgattaaaaatacgcattctacttgttaacatcataaattaaatttgcgataatttgagcagagaagttcgacgactggatcactgtgtacagaaggttgatatgccagcaaacactttccagagagcaatatatcttggataagtcgctccacgatattgttgcttggaccatcgacttcctttgatattacatatttacatcttattttgttatgaaatgatattttttcagagtaaaattatgttttctcattttctgcatccagcatccacattatagtgagtaaatataccatattacttcattgcttacgtaatgctaggaaggtttgagtagctttgggtctttagtggacagaatctccaatagatggggcgagaatcTCTCTCGACCGGGCGGGACtcgaaacttaaattaaaattgctatatcattggtctccaacatgatatatttcctttgatgcactcacaataacgattatagctaagtctttctggaggcatgtaatattttaggctttattagcgtatctttgttaattacacaacatattggcaagtgcgtaggcgtctgcactccatgaccgaaaagctactgaacgccactataaaaacatatatatcttcacttgagctttaaatatgtctaatgtatttaaaataaagcttatatttctatctttcttaagacgtgtaaaacatttgtgtttattaacgaatttacgtaaaataaacattcttctgagagagttgctctgtcgctcagtctatgcgggggtcggagctcggcgattattaaaatacatgaatcttcattagaactttaattatgtctatgataaagtgtttaaaatgagccttatattcctatctttcttgaggcatataaaaaatttacgattatttacaaatttacgtgaaataagcattgttctgagagagagttgctccgtcgatcgatctgtccggagtcggagctcggctattataaaagtacacgtatcttcgctttaaatttaaatatgcccatggtaaggtatttagaacgaagcttatatatctgtctttcttgtgacatataaaactcttacgtttattaaggaatctgcgtgaaataggcatggttctgagatgaatgctgcggttttcgagtttgacgagcgatgaaaactgccacttttatacaactacaaatatcttcggttttacttaaaatatttatctggtagaggttttacatatagatcgcgtttctgtctttcttctgactaataaataattttggtttaatcagttatcaagatgttttcaacaatattctttcagcgttcgtcttttccaacttgggcgacccttttggaagcgcgatacttgggttaacccatcctatagttgggtctgtttccaacTGGGGTTCGAATATTACTATGGCAGCTGTCGCAGTGGTGGAGGATGAAGGCGCACATACTGATCACGGCTCCAGAAGTAAGGATGTGCACACAGTGGAGGTCCGTGCTGGGGACATCCTGGAGGACTTGTGTCGCCTGTGTGGTGCTCAGGACGGCAGGCTCCTGCACCTGGCAGATACCTTCTCTATCCTCGGAGCAACCTCAAATATACTACACTTGCTAGAAAGTATATCGGTCCTACTTAAAGTTCAGGTATGACTGTTATAGGCTATTATTGGTAATGAAATATGTTTCACATATTTCATTACCAATAATATCATTGATACCAATAATATCATTGATACCAATAATATCATTGATACCAATAATATCATTGATACCAATAATATCATTGATACCAATAATATCATTGATACCAATAATATCATTGATACCAATAATATCATTGATACCAATAATATCATTGATACCAATAATATCATTGATACCAATAATATCATTGATACCAATAATATCATTGATACCAATAATATCATTGATACCAATAATATCATTGATACCAATAATATCATTGATACCAATAATATCATTGATACCAATAATATCATTGATACCAATAATATCATTGATACCAATAATATCATTGATACCAATAATATCATTGATACCAATAATATCATTGATGTGGCACTATGGATGATAGTCACATCTTCATCATTGCTTTGAGACACCTCAGTAAGTCATAGACTTGGGTACATCCATTATAATCAATGTAATGAGTGTGTGCAAAGCTCTTATTAAATAGTGAAAATATTAGGATAACCTGTTAATAATATAAATAGATTATCTTATAAAAATAACTAGTCTCTGACTTTCAGGAATCAACAAAACTGTCAGGGCTGGATTTTTATAAATCTGGAATTTCAAGAATAAAGAGACCATAGATTTAAGCTAGGAAAATAAAGGTGCCAAAAAATCTATGAAACTTGTCTTTTGTGAATGGTTGGAATGCTGTCATTAATGAGAGATGGGGTGGATGCTAAAAACAGATGCTTCAAAGCATCATCACTTGGCAAAGATTATAGGGAAGATGGGACTCCATGAACACTCTGTAGCTTTATtcctgtaactgcacttaggtaattacatgttaTAAATTTGTTGAAAGATtatactgtgtatatacactTATAATGTACACACAGATATATAATACTGTAGTTAAGTATTCATTAATTTATTGCATTATTTCCTTACAATTTATACTTTATGTATATAACCTTATAAGTTTGCTTGATATTACTATAGTTGTATATCGGCCTCTTGACTCAATTTAtctgtatatttgtgtgtgtatatatatgtatttactatttatatctgcagaattgagctattagctcttggaccccaccttggaTCCTAGGATGtttgagatggttttccatgtactTTTCATGTTTCCCTAACCCCAACCACTTAACTTGGGCTGAtgttttcgcttcatgcaggccagcgttcaattcccgactgtccaagtggttggacaccattccttccctccccccttcccctgtccaatccctaatccttatcctgattccttccaagtgctatatagttgcagTGGCTTCTGACTTTCTtctaatagttcccttcccttgcttCTTCAAATGTGTTATAGAAATAGGATAGGATAGTTTAGTTCTTCATATTATATTGAAAAGTGTTGAAGAATATCAAAGAATACTTGATCAACCAAGTTGTGACTTgtatgtcaggctgcaagcagctacatcaaacagcctgattgaccagactaccaaccagaagacctggtcagagactgggctgtggggacattgatcctcggaatcactaATAGGTATTGTGCAAGTTGGTTTGTCTATGCAAATAGGAGAATTATAGTATTTACATTTTGAGGGTCAGGATACTGTATAACGAATGAAACATAAATGACGTTATACAGCCTGTTGGAAATTTAGATTATAACCACATATTTAAATAGTTTTTGTTTACATATTTCAGTATTTGTCTCATTAAAAAagtatattttaattaatatagattatactttataaatactgtatagtttggtaataaaataatattttaagaGTGTATGTTCTTTTTCAGGATGATTGTGAAGACCTGATGCCCAAACACCTCTGCTTGTCCTGTTTTAATACAGCAATTGATATTCAAGCATTCATTGACTCCGGTGTTAACTTTCAGAAAACAACAATTACTCAGCTGTTTCCAAATGCAAGAGTAGAAGAAGCATATGAATTGCCATTTTCTGCAAGTTATCAAAATTCCCAAGCAACAAACAGATCTTTATCAGAATATGCTGAAAATGGCATTGGAAGTACAGGATCAGGACAGGGAAGGTCACATGATCTTTTTAGCTGTTATAATTCATTTGAAACCTCAAGTGAACTTGCGAAGCAAAATTATGATCAAGACCAAGAAATGACAATTGAGCAAAATGTAAATAATCATAGACATATTATTGATAGTTACCAAGAGTCACAAGGAATATTTGAATGCAGTGAATCTGTCAGTAAGCAAGGTGTTCTTACTTCTTCAGAAAACAGTATTAAGCCAAACACTTCTAGTCATCTAATTGGGACACCTGATAAGCTTTCCACAGCTTCAGATGGTAAATCTCAGATTAGTTACCAATGTGATGCTGCTTTATTACCCACAGGAAACAAAATATCTTTAAAGGAGGAGGAACATGGAAAAAATATTTCACACAGTACCTGTACTAAAAATGAGAGCCATAACAGTGCTGTCAGTGGTAATGGGAATACAAATCGTGCCATAAACACTTGCACAGCAGTTTGTTCTAAGGTAACAACTTCCACCGATAATAAATTGAGAAAGTGTCCAACTTGTGATAAAACTTTTCCTAGACAGAGTCAGTTAAAAAGCCACCTTACTACTCATAGTGAATTTCGGCCATTTGAGTGTAACAGATGTTTTCTGAAATTTAAGTATCGCAGAAATCTTGTGGAGCATTTCAGTATTCATGATGAAATCCCATCCTTCATCTGCTCAGTGTGTGGACTGACATTTAAACAAAAAAGCAAGTATGTTGTATTTCACCTGTTAACTATTTCATTGTTTCATATTCAGTCGATGCACTTTTTTCCAGTTATTAGGTATTTATGGTAGAGGGATACCTTTTGGTTTTGATGTCTTTATATTTGTAACATTTTGTTTCGAGACACCATGGTGCGCAAATCTATGGTGTACCAGCATTTGAACTACTGTATTCAGTTATGGAGACTTCGCTTTCAAAAAGACATAAGTGCTTTGGTGAAGGTTTAGTTCAGAGCAATATACCAGGAAAGGTTGAGTGTTGTTAACAACATTACAAATCAGACATCACTGGGCTGACTTCATTGAGACCTTTAAAATACTTAATAAATTGTAAAGTGTTAATTCATACCATTTCTTTTATAGATGTAACCCACATAAGAGACAACCACTTCAAGCTCAAGAAGCCACAATGTAAGACAGACAGACATGATTTTTCATCAATAGAATAATAAACCCATGGAATTACTAGTCactgaagccataaatgccaagacTGGAAAAAACTTAGGAAAAATGTGGGGGGAACTTTGACAAGCCATTGGCTTCCTGTTCCCATCAAGGTCATTAGAGATGGTGGCCTTCATATTAATTCAGGCAATATTAAGTTATGGCTCCATCTTAACTATTGTATTAAAGTATGAAAAACCACTCCTATACTGAATTATGATGCTACTTTATTTTACAAACTGGCAAAAATCACCTGATACTTCAGCTCACTTGTTAGGATGGCCTATATGGTACAGCACTGGTAACTCTTCAAACCAGCCATGATAGGTGTTATTTCACAAAGATATTTAAGATATTGAACAAGTATAATCATACATACCCTGACCACTTCTCTGAACTGATGTGGCATACACATTGTGGTCACAATTGTAAGCTTGCCAAGCCACTTAGTAGAACAGACAACAGTAAATTCTTCTGCCAAACGGTAATGCTCTTTGTATTAAAACACTGTAGAGAGACACTAGGATGAGACTAGACTATATTTTTAATGTTTGCCTGTAAGATTCATCAAATCTGATTTGATAAGGCTCTGGTTTCCTGTTGAATGAGGACATTGAGGATTGTAACCAACAGGTACAATTAAttatattatacagtatataattgtAATCATGAATTTTATGAATAATTTTAGGAATTGATATGGATACATTTATATGGTTGTGGATGTGATTGTAACAAAGTTGAACTATACTGTATTTTAAATTAAGTTCTATACAGTATGAATCAGGAATCAAACTTATGGGCATTCTTTCATATAGATTTATTACACATGTATGCTCCTCTAGCCTGCTGAAGCATGAACGAACCCATCGGAAAGCAAATACGACAAGCTTTAAGTGCAATTTTTGCAGCAAAGAATATTCACAATCTTCGCACTTGAAGACCCACATTAGAAACATTCATGGAGGTGAGTTAGGCAAAAGTTTAGAAGGATGATACATTATATGAAATTGGTGTATACTGTGTTCAGTATATTTGTTCTATGTGTGTTTAATGTGTAAAAACTTCAGGAACTGCTTAATCCAGTTTCAtg
The sequence above is drawn from the Procambarus clarkii isolate CNS0578487 chromosome 49, FALCON_Pclarkii_2.0, whole genome shotgun sequence genome and encodes:
- the LOC123763270 gene encoding zinc finger protein 480 isoform X4, which translates into the protein MPKHLCLSCFNTAIDIQAFIDSGVNFQKTTITQLFPNARVEEAYELPFSASYQNSQATNRSLSEYAENGIGSTGSGQGRSHDLFSCYNSFETSSELAKQNYDQDQEMTIEQNVNNHRHIIDSYQESQGIFECSESVSKQGVLTSSENSIKPNTSSHLIGTPDKLSTASDGKSQISYQCDAALLPTGNKISLKEEEHGKNISHSTCTKNESHNSAVSGNGNTNRAINTCTAVCSKVTTSTDNKLRKCPTCDKTFPRQSQLKSHLTTHSEFRPFECNRCFLKFKYRRNLVEHFSIHDEIPSFICSVCGLTFKQKSKCNPHKRQPLQAQEATILLKHERTHRKANTTSFKCNFCSKEYSQSSHLKTHIRNIHGDSDGYACTECDVRVLCHSSLRRHMSTVHANSVKFTCQHCSKGFNNYQNYQGHIRRHTGERPYCCETCGKTFTTAKALCRHRLIHQGTKTHKCTQCGKAFLELCDLKRHVKRHLLKHVRKGNKMSSVKCEGNAVAPAASVDPGMSSINLMVLTDSLLFTESQQILENTGSRATEVILPHEKLSTSKVVSNEPVMNSNDIIQPNGASLQQPSMDVTKGSHLLRTEDVLASSELMPAEPDMEAVSLLANTAVLQPPEVTHGITTPHLDTSQVLQPTNIDVQGVVSANDTSGVTLSSRESSECTSASDAPTMVMLSSVTTPSEYLPVCDSENGSSNPVIEGARCQQSERVLSHATW
- the LOC123763270 gene encoding zinc finger protein 480 isoform X1 encodes the protein MAAVAVVEDEGAHTDHGSRSKDVHTVEVRAGDILEDLCRLCGAQDGRLLHLADTFSILGATSNILHLLESISVLLKVQDDCEDLMPKHLCLSCFNTAIDIQAFIDSGVNFQKTTITQLFPNARVEEAYELPFSASYQNSQATNRSLSEYAENGIGSTGSGQGRSHDLFSCYNSFETSSELAKQNYDQDQEMTIEQNVNNHRHIIDSYQESQGIFECSESVSKQGVLTSSENSIKPNTSSHLIGTPDKLSTASDGKSQISYQCDAALLPTGNKISLKEEEHGKNISHSTCTKNESHNSAVSGNGNTNRAINTCTAVCSKVTTSTDNKLRKCPTCDKTFPRQSQLKSHLTTHSEFRPFECNRCFLKFKYRRNLVEHFSIHDEIPSFICSVCGLTFKQKSKCNPHKRQPLQAQEATILLKHERTHRKANTTSFKCNFCSKEYSQSSHLKTHIRNIHGDSDGYACTECDVRVLCHSSLRRHMSTVHANSVKFTCQHCSKGFNNYQNYQGHIRRHTGERPYCCETCGKTFTTAKALCRHRLIHQGTKTHKCTQCGKAFLELCDLKRHVKRHLLKHVRKGNKMSSVKCEGNAVAPAASVDPGMSSINLMVLTDSLLFTESQQILENTGSRATEVILPHEKLSTSKVVSNEPVMNSNDIIQPNGASLQQPSMDVTKGSHLLRTEDVLASSELMPAEPDMEAVSLLANTAVLQPPEVTHGITTPHLDTSQVLQPTNIDVQGVVSANDTSGVTLSSRESSECTSASDAPTMVMLSSVTTPSEYLPVCDSENGSSNPVIEGARCQQSERVLSHATW
- the LOC123763270 gene encoding zinc finger protein 480 isoform X2, with the protein product MAAVAVVEDEGAHTDHGSRSKDVHTVEVRAGDILEDLCRLCGAQDGRLLHLADTFSILGATSNILHLLESISVLLKVQDDCEDLMPKHLCLSCFNTAIDIQAFIDSGVNFQKTTITQLFPNARVEEAYELPFSASYQNSQATNRSLSEYAENGIGSTGSGQGRSHDLFSCYNSFETSSELAKQNYDQDQEMTIEQNVNNHRHIIDSYQESQGIFECSESVSKQGVLTSSENSIKPNTSSHLIGTPDKLSTASDGKSQISYQCDAALLPTGNKISLKEEEHGKNISHSTCTKNESHNSAVSGNGNTNRAINTCTAVCSKVTTSTDNKLRKCPTCDKTFPRQSQLKSHLTTHSEFRPFECNRCFLKFKYRRNLVEHFSIHDEIPSFICSVCGLTFKQKSKFITHVCSSSLLKHERTHRKANTTSFKCNFCSKEYSQSSHLKTHIRNIHGDSDGYACTECDVRVLCHSSLRRHMSTVHANSVKFTCQHCSKGFNNYQNYQGHIRRHTGERPYCCETCGKTFTTAKALCRHRLIHQGTKTHKCTQCGKAFLELCDLKRHVKRHLLKHVRKGNKMSSVKCEGNAVAPAASVDPGMSSINLMVLTDSLLFTESQQILENTGSRATEVILPHEKLSTSKVVSNEPVMNSNDIIQPNGASLQQPSMDVTKGSHLLRTEDVLASSELMPAEPDMEAVSLLANTAVLQPPEVTHGITTPHLDTSQVLQPTNIDVQGVVSANDTSGVTLSSRESSECTSASDAPTMVMLSSVTTPSEYLPVCDSENGSSNPVIEGARCQQSERVLSHATW
- the LOC123763270 gene encoding uncharacterized protein isoform X3 — its product is MAAVAVVEDEGAHTDHGSRSKDVHTVEVRAGDILEDLCRLCGAQDGRLLHLADTFSILGATSNILHLLESISVLLKVQDDCEDLMPKHLCLSCFNTAIDIQAFIDSGVNFQKTTITQLFPNARVEEAYELPFSASYQNSQATNRSLSEYAENGIGSTGSGQGRSHDLFSCYNSFETSSELAKQNYDQDQEMTIEQNVNNHRHIIDSYQESQGIFECSESVSKQGVLTSSENSIKPNTSSHLIGTPDKLSTASDGKSQISYQCDAALLPTGNKISLKEEEHGKNISHSTCTKNESHNSAVSGNGNTNRAINTCTAVCSKVTTSTDNKLRKCPTCDKTFPRQSQLKSHLTTHSEFRPFECNRCFLKFKYRRNLVEHFSIHDEIPSFICSVCGLTFKQKSNLLKHERTHRKANTTSFKCNFCSKEYSQSSHLKTHIRNIHGDSDGYACTECDVRVLCHSSLRRHMSTVHANSVKFTCQHCSKGFNNYQNYQGHIRRHTGERPYCCETCGKTFTTAKALCRHRLIHQGTKTHKCTQCGKAFLELCDLKRHVKRHLLKHVRKGNKMSSVKCEGNAVAPAASVDPGMSSINLMVLTDSLLFTESQQILENTGSRATEVILPHEKLSTSKVVSNEPVMNSNDIIQPNGASLQQPSMDVTKGSHLLRTEDVLASSELMPAEPDMEAVSLLANTAVLQPPEVTHGITTPHLDTSQVLQPTNIDVQGVVSANDTSGVTLSSRESSECTSASDAPTMVMLSSVTTPSEYLPVCDSENGSSNPVIEGARCQQSERVLSHATW
- the LOC123763270 gene encoding zinc finger protein 480 isoform X5, which codes for MPKHLCLSCFNTAIDIQAFIDSGVNFQKTTITQLFPNARVEEAYELPFSASYQNSQATNRSLSEYAENGIGSTGSGQGRSHDLFSCYNSFETSSELAKQNYDQDQEMTIEQNVNNHRHIIDSYQESQGIFECSESVSKQGVLTSSENSIKPNTSSHLIGTPDKLSTASDGKSQISYQCDAALLPTGNKISLKEEEHGKNISHSTCTKNESHNSAVSGNGNTNRAINTCTAVCSKVTTSTDNKLRKCPTCDKTFPRQSQLKSHLTTHSEFRPFECNRCFLKFKYRRNLVEHFSIHDEIPSFICSVCGLTFKQKSNLLKHERTHRKANTTSFKCNFCSKEYSQSSHLKTHIRNIHGDSDGYACTECDVRVLCHSSLRRHMSTVHANSVKFTCQHCSKGFNNYQNYQGHIRRHTGERPYCCETCGKTFTTAKALCRHRLIHQGTKTHKCTQCGKAFLELCDLKRHVKRHLLKHVRKGNKMSSVKCEGNAVAPAASVDPGMSSINLMVLTDSLLFTESQQILENTGSRATEVILPHEKLSTSKVVSNEPVMNSNDIIQPNGASLQQPSMDVTKGSHLLRTEDVLASSELMPAEPDMEAVSLLANTAVLQPPEVTHGITTPHLDTSQVLQPTNIDVQGVVSANDTSGVTLSSRESSECTSASDAPTMVMLSSVTTPSEYLPVCDSENGSSNPVIEGARCQQSERVLSHATW